GACCCGGTCGTCGGCCTCGAGGAGGTAGCACAGCTCGTCGAGAGCGGGTCGCTCGTCGTCGATCGCCAGCACCCGCAGCCCGCCCGCGCCGGTCATGCGCTCACCCCCGGGGCGAACTTCGGGACGCGCACGATCACCTTGGTCCCGGCGCCCGGTGCGGTCTCCACGACCAGACCGTAGTCGTCGCCGAAGGCCGCGCGCAGCCGTGCGTCCACGTTGCCGAGACCGATCGAGTCGAGCCCGACATCACCGGCGAGCGCCCGCCGGACCTTCTCCGGGTCCTCGCCGACGCCGTTGTCCTCGACCTCCAGCAGCGCCTCGTGGCCCCGGTCGTGGGCGACGATGGTCAGCTGCCCCGACTCCTCGACGCTCTCCAGACCGTGCCGCACGGCATTCTCGACGAGGGGCTGGATGCACAGGAACGGGACGACGACCGGCAGCACCTCCGGGGCCACGTTGAGGGTGACCTGGAGCCGGTCGCCGAACCGCGCCTGCTCCAGCAGCAGGTAGCGCTCGATCGAGCGCAGCTCCTCCGCGATCGTCGTGAACTCGCCGTGGCGCCGGAAGGAGTAGCGCGTGAAGTCGGCGAACTCGAGCAGCAGCTCGCGGGCCCGGTCCGGGTCGGTCCGCACGAAGCTGGCGATCGCGTTGAGCGAGTTGTAGACGAAGTGCGGGCTGATCTGCGCCCGCAACGCGCGGACCTCGGC
This region of Nocardioides sp. L-11A genomic DNA includes:
- a CDS encoding histidine kinase; amino-acid sequence: MSPMRTDRLWRRGRLGSEADRAAFRALHQASLAAPALREGLTTQSAERAVRHLRNLLGTPAVAITDTEAVLAWDGLGGHHADQAAVVGLLAIERGATRTVDRGQLGCTTNGCPIRTGVVSPLVVEGRMLGTVQAFASSPTAGLVRATEEVAAWVSGQLELAELDAHRNRMIEAEVRALRAQISPHFVYNSLNAIASFVRTDPDRARELLLEFADFTRYSFRRHGEFTTIAEELRSIERYLLLEQARFGDRLQVTLNVAPEVLPVVVPFLCIQPLVENAVRHGLESVEESGQLTIVAHDRGHEALLEVEDNGVGEDPEKVRRALAGDVGLDSIGLGNVDARLRAAFGDDYGLVVETAPGAGTKVIVRVPKFAPGVSA